One segment of Ipomoea triloba cultivar NCNSP0323 chromosome 12, ASM357664v1 DNA contains the following:
- the LOC115999982 gene encoding F-box protein PP2-B13-like, whose amino-acid sequence MADYERELGMLPEDCISCILCRTSPLDAFHLCLVSSTFRSAAGADSVWEGFLPSDYAQIVAKSTVPLKFSSKKDLFLQLCNSILIDDGNKSFALEKSTGLKSYMLSARELSIRYGYAPDHWAWKYTPESRFAEVAELKTICRLEIQGKIRTETLSPNTKYGAYMVMKMTDGAFGLDAIPCEMSVAVGNDTEATGGTAYLRKPAEVVAKQWLEYALYRNRKEKLKSRVNGGGEERQLRERGDGWMEIELGGFFTGEENEGEVTMRLTEVNGCHVKGGLVIQGIEIRPKH is encoded by the exons atgGCAGATTACGAGAGGGAGCTTGGCATGTTGCCTGAGGACTGCATTTCCTGTATTTTGTGTCGCACCTCCCCGCTCGACGCTTTCCACCTATGTTTAGTCTCCTCAACTTTCCGGTCAGCCGCCGGAGCGGACTCCGTCTGGGAAGGATTCTTGCCATCCGATTATGCCCAAATCGTTGCCAAGTCCACCGTGCCGTTGAAGTTTTCGTCCAAGAAGGACCTCTTTCTGCAACTTTGCAACTCTATCCTCATTGATGATGGTAACAAG AGTTTTGCATTGGAAAAGTCAACTGGCCTAAAGTCATATATGCTGTCTGCAAGGGAGCTCTCAATTCGATACGGTTACGCACCTGACCATTGGGCATGGAAATACACCCCCGAGTCGAG GTTTGCAGAAGTGGCTGAACTGAAAACAATATGCAGGCTAGAAATCCAGGGGAAAATAAGAACAGAGACGCTATCACCCAACACAAAATATGGCGCCTATATGGTCATGAAAATGACGGACGGGGCATTTGGGTTGGACGCGATACCATGCGAGATGTCTGTTGCGGTGGGCAACGACACGGAAGCCACCGGCGGCACGGCGTATTTGCGGAAGCCGGCAGAGGTTGTGGCAAAACAATGGTTGGAATATGCTCTCTACCGGAATAGAAAGGAGAAGTTGAAATCGCGTGTTAACGGCGGCGGGGAGGAGAGACAGTTGCGGGAGAGGGGCGATGGGTGGATGGAGATTGAGCTGGGAGGGTTTTTCACGGGAGAGGAGAATGAAGGAGAAGTGACGATGAGATTGACGGAGGTTAATGGTTGTCATGTTAAAGGAGGGCTTGTTATACAAGGCATTGAAATCAGGCCTAagcattga